A window of Melopsittacus undulatus isolate bMelUnd1 chromosome 2, bMelUnd1.mat.Z, whole genome shotgun sequence contains these coding sequences:
- the NR0B1 gene encoding nuclear receptor subfamily 0 group B member 1, whose translation MACVQRSCRCCADSRRHSSILYNILRSEERAAPPPGPGPRLRRGQGQASRSCPCGSRRRVALRSPQVACKAASAVLVKTLRFVQNVPCFQELPLEEQLLLVRSCWAPLLLLGLAQDRVHFETVESAEPSMLQRILTTRRQGEQSPPRGPAPGRPHHGQHLPSTSEIQAIKGFLDKCWSLDISTKEYAYLKGTVLFNPDLPGLQCTQYIERLQREAQQALNEHVRLIHRGDEARFAKLNVVLSLLRSINANVIAELFFRPIIGAVNMDDMLLEMLCAKL comes from the exons ATGGCGTGCGTGCAGCGTAGCTGCCGCTGCTGCGCGGACAGCCGGCggcacagcagcatcctctaCAACATCCTCAGAAGCGAGGAACGGGCGGCACCgccgccggggccggggccgagGCTGAGGCGAGGGCAGGGACAGGCGTCCCGCAGCTGCCCGTGTGGGTCGCGGCGGCGGGTGGCCCTGAGGAGCCCGCAGGTGGCCTGCAAGGCGGCCTCGGCAGTGCTGGTGAAGACGCTGCGCTTCGTCCAGAATGTGCCCTGCTTCCAGGAGCTGCCCCtggaggagcagctcctgctggttCGCAGCTGCTGGGCtcccctgctgctcctgggtCTGGCGCAGGACCGGGTGCACTTCGAGACGGTGGAGAGCGCGGAGCCCAGCATGCTGCAGAGGATCCTCACCACCCGACGGCAGGGCGAGCAGTCCCCGCCGCGGGGACCGGCGCCGGGCAGACCGCACCACGGCCAGCACCTGCCCTCGACCAGCGAGATTCAGGCTATCAAGGGTTTCCTGGACAAGTGCTGGAGCCTGGATATCAGCACCAAAGAGTACGCTTACCTCAAGGGGACAGTGCTTTTCAACCCGG ATCTACCTGGACTGCAGTGTACACAGTACATTGAAAGACTGCAGAGGGAAGCACAACAAGCTCTAAATGAACATGTCAGACTGATTCACAGAGGTGATGAAGCCAGATTTGCCAAGCTGAATGTTGTTCTATCTTTGCTGAGATCTATTAATGCTAATGTGATTGCTGAATTATTCTTTAGGCCCATCATTGGGGCAGTGAACATGGATGACATGCTTTTGGAAATGCTTTGTGCAAAATTATAA